Part of the Marinobacterium rhizophilum genome is shown below.
TGAAGACAGCGCGGCGCTGGCGCAACTCAAGGCCCTGTTGCGGCCGTTTTCCGGTGGCGTGCAGAGTGTGCAGCTGATGACCCGGCGCGAGGCTGAATTTTCCAAGTTCGCCATCACCGGTATGCTGGCACTGCGCCTGGGATACATTAACGAGCTGGCCAATCTCGCGGACCTGCTGAACGTCGATATCGAGGTGGTACGCCAGGGCATGGGGTCGGACGAGCGTATCGGGCGGCACTATCTGGCGCCGGGCTGTGGCTTTGGCGGCCAGCACTTCACCCAGTATATCGAGGGCCTGGCCGGGCTGTTCAGCGAGAAGCGCAGGTCCACCCTGCTGGACACGGTGCTGGCCGAAAACCAGCGCCAGATGGAGCTGCCGTTTCGCAAGCTCTGGCAGCACTACGCCTGTGACCTCAGTGGCAAGACAGTGGCGCTCTGGGGACTGGCCTTCAAGCCCGGGGTGGCGAACATCGACAATGCCCCGGCGCTGCGCATTATCGATGCACTGCGGGCCCAGGGGGTGCAGGTGCGCCTGCATGATCCCGAGGCGCTGTGCGAGGTGCGCGCACACTATGGCGAGGATGCGCAGCTGGCGTACTGCGCCGACAAGTACGAAGCGGCAGAGGGTGCCGACGCACTGCTGCTGCTGACCGAGTGGCCCGAGTACTGGTCACCGGACTTTACCCGACTGGCGCAGCTGCTGCGGGCCAGGGTCCTGGTGGACGGACGTAACATCTACGATCCGGCGCAGATCAGGGCGCAGGGGTTCGATTATTACGGCATTGGCCGTCTCTGACAGCACGGCTCTGCCGCCCGTGGGTTCGCGCGGCATTGATTATTTTTTTTCGATAAATGGCTGGGGTTTGAACGTGACAAAACTGACCTGTTTCAAGGCGTATGACATCCGGGGTCGCCTGGGCGACGAGCTGAACGAAGACGTGGTGTACCGTATCGGGCGCGCCTTTGCGCAGCAGTTTGCACCGCGCTCGGTGGTGGTGGGCGGTGATATCCGTGAAACATCGGAAGCCCTGAAAATGGCATTGTCGCGCGGCCTGCAGGATGGCGGTGTGGATGTGGTCGATATCGGCATGGTCGGTACCGAGGAAATCTATTTCGCCACCGTGCACCTGGGTCTGGATGGGGGTGTCGAAGTGACCGCGTCCCATAACCCGATCGACTACAACGGCCTCAAGCTGGTGCGCGAGGGCAGCCGGCCCATCTCGGGAGATACCGGCCTCAAGGAAATGCAGCTTATGGCCGAAGCGCAGGACTGGCCGGCGGCGCCTGCGAAACGGGGCGACTACAGCCAGCTGGATCTCAAGGATGCCTATGCCGCGAAGATGCTGTCCTATATCGATGTCACGGCGTTGAAACCGCTCAAACTGGTGGTCAATGCCGGCAACGGTGCCGCCGGTCCCGCGCTGGATGCCATTGAACGCCAGCTGCAGGCTGCGGGCGCACCGATTGAATTTATCAAGGTGCACCATGCGCCGGACGCCAGTTTCCCCAACGGTATCCCCAACCCGATTCTGCCGGAAAACCGTGCCCAGACCGCCGATGTCGTGATCGCCGAGGGCGCCGACATGGGGATTGCCTGGGACGGCGATTTCGACCGCTGCTTCCTGTTCGACGAAAATGGCCAGTTCATCGAGGGTTACTACATCGTCGGCCTGCTGGCCGAGGCCTTCCTGCACAAGCAGTCCGGCGCCCGCGTTATTCATGATCCGCGCCTGACCTGGAACACCATCGATCTGGTGGAAAGCGCCGGCGGTGTGCCGGTGCTGTCCAAAACCGGTCACGCCTTTATCAAGGAGCGCATGCGGCTTGAAGATGCGGTCTACGGCGGCGAAATGAGTGCCCACCACTACTTCCGTGACTTTGCCTACTGCGACAGCGGCATGATTCCCTGGCTGCTGGTGGCGGAGCTGCTGAGCAACAAGGGACAGCCTCTGTCCGAACTCGTGGCCGAGCGTATCGCGGCCTTCCCGAGCTCCGGCGAGATCAACAGCAAGCTGGCGGATCCGGTTGCTGCCATTGCGCGCGTGCGTGCGGCCTACGAGCCCCAGGCGCTGTCGGTGGACGAGACCGACGGCATCAGCATCGAGTTTGCACAGTGGCGCTTTAATCTTCGCAGCTCCAATACCGAGCCGGTGGTGCGCCTTAACGTGGAGAGTCGTGCCGACCAGGCGCTGATGCAGGAAAAGACCGCGGAAATACTCGAGCTGCTGCTGCGCTAGGGATAGCTGCGGTGCCGACGCCCCGGCTGTTGCCGGTGTCGGCCGGCAGTAGCAAGGTGATGGATACTCAAGACCGCCTGCTTAGCTGAGCAGGCGGTCTTTTGCTTCGTTGATGCGTGCGGCCAGGTAGTTGCTGCCGCCCCGGTCGGGGTGGAGCTTTTGGATCAGGCGGCGGTGGGCGCTGATAACGTCGCTTTCGCTGGCGCCGGGTTCGAGGCCGAGAATGTCGTAGGCTTCAGCTTCGCTCAGAGGCCCTGCCTGGTTGGTATGGCTGTCCTTGCCGGCACCGGGGTCGTCCTCACGCCAGCTGTCGCCAAAACGCTTGTCGAGATAGGCCTCCAGTAGCTGGGTCGATTCCTGGTCATGTTCGCGGCAATACTGCAGCAGTTCGATGAACTGGGTTTCGCTCAGGCCGTCCAGCGTCTGGCCGCTCAACGGACCCTGCAGCACGGTACCGTGCATGGCACCGGTGTCGTGGTCCAGGCTCATTTCCAGAATGGCGCTTTGCACGCGCGAGCGGTTGCCACCGCGGGGCTGTTGCTGCTGGCGTCGCCGGTACAGCTGGTGCAGAAATGGCAGGTAGCGCAACAGTGGTATCAGCCGCCGACTGAATGGCAGCAGGACCGCCATCAGGGCGCCGAGCCAGTGCAACCGCCCCGTGACGCTCAGGTAGAGCAGGAACAGGGCGCTCAGAATGATGACCAGCTGCCACTTGGCGCGCTCGCGCAGCTGGGGCGGGCGAGACTGGATCCACAGCATGCCCGCCAGGGCAACCGCACTCAGAATAATCAGGCCGAAGGGGTTCAACGCTTACCTCTTGTGTGTCCGGTTGGGTTCTAGTTTCGAAGCTGCCTGGTGAGGCGTAGCAGTGCCGCGCTCTTGCCCTGGCTGAAATCCTCCAGCGCCCGGTGCCCGCCGGAGGCGTACACGGCGATGGCGCCCAGCAGCTCGCGCATTAACTGTGGACTGTGCTGATCGAACTGGCAATAGGCACCGCCTGTCAGCTGGCTGATGTGCCTGAAGGCCCGCTCTGCCGTGCTGTCGTTGCCTTCGTGGAAGATAAAGACGGGCACCTGCAGCAGGCCCAGTTCGCCGGCAAGTGCACAGAGATCGTCCACGGGCTCTTCCACGCAGTCGCCGATAAAAATCGCCGCCTGCACCTTCTTCAGGCGGGTCTCGCTGCGGACATGGGTGAGCAGCCTGGCAATCTGGGTGTGGCCGCCGAGGCAGCGCACGGCATTCATCTGATGCATCAGGCGGTCGGTATTGCATAGCCAGTCCGTGGCATGAAACTCGCGGTAGCCGCGATAGTAGCATAACTGGACGGAGAGCCCGCCGAGGCTGCGGGTCTGTTCGAACATTTCACTCTGCAGCTGGCAGGCATGGTCCCAGGTCGGTTCGCGACTGGCGGTGGCATCCAGGGCGAACACCAGCCGGCCGCCGCCGCCGGATGGAACCTTGGCCAGCCGGTTCAAGAACTGGTCGATTTCCCGGTGGCTAGAGCGTTGGCTGAGGGATTTTGTATCGTCACCCATGGCGCACTCCTTTTTCGCTCAGTATAGGAGAATACAGCGTTGGAGTGCGCGGGTGGCTAAAAGTTGACGTAGCCCGGCCGGGTTTCGGTCAGGCGACGCTGTGCTGTGGCCTGGCTGGGCCTGGCTGGGCTCGCCGGCTTGGTAGACAGAGGGGCGGCTGTCGCCTGGCCCAGGTAGCGCTCGCGCTTGCGAGGCTTGAGGTAATCCAGGTCCACCAGTACCAGGCCGTCGACACAGTAGTTGAAGGCCGCATCGACACCGAAATCGAGGAAACGCACGCCGCCGTCTTCACAGACATCGCTGTACTGCTTGTACAGGGTCGGTACCGATACACCCATGAATTCCAGTTGCTCCTTAAGTACGCAAAAGTCGGTCTTGTAGTCGGTGCCACTGAACAGCTGGCCGAGGTGCTCACGGCTCGCGGCGTCTATGGTGAAGGGGCTCAGGGAGCGGGCAAGGTTGGCGCTATCGGCAAAATAGTGACTGTAGAACCAGACGATCAGGTCCCGTGCAGCTTTGGGGTAGCTGTTGCTCAGGCTGACCGGACCGAACAGGTAGCGAATGTCAGGGTGGCGTCGCAGGTAGGCACCAATACCGTACCAGAGGTAGTCCAGGCTGCGACGCCCCCAGTAACGCGGCTGCACGAAGCTGCGGCCCAGTTCGATACCGCGGGCAAGTATCGGCTCCATGGCGTCGTTGTAGCGAAACAGGCTGGCACTGTAGAGGCTGCTGTCGTTGTTGCCAAGGCCGGATGTTTCCGCCAGCCGGTAGGCACCGGCAATTTCGAGGTCGTCCTCGTCCCACAGGATCAGGTGGCGGTAGTGGCGGTCATAACGGTCCAGGTCCCGTTTTTCGCCGGTACCCTCGCCAACGCTGCGAAAGGCAACCTCGCGCAGGCGCCCCACTTCACGCATGACGGCGGAGTCCGGGCGGTAGTCGAACAGGTAGATTTTCTTGCCGTCCGCGGTTTCCCCCAGCAGCTCAGAGGCCTTGAGCTCCCGCTTGAGGCTGCTGCGATCCTGCGGGTGATCAATGGTCCTTTCGGTAATGAACAGCGGTGACTTGTTGCGGGCAATGCGGTAGAGGTGTTTTTTCAGGATGCGTGCCTTTTCGCGGCTAGACAGCGGCAGGGCATCGATCTGGCTGAACGCGATGGGTTCGCCGATACGCACATCGATAGTGACCGACCGCTTGTTGAACATCTCGCGTGGCAGCAGCAGGGTCGAGAGCGAGCGGTTGAGCGCCGAGATGCTGTAGAACAGCGATGAGTTCTTGCCGCCCACGAAGACGGGCAGAACAGGAGCATTGGCCTTGCGGGCAAAGTGCAGGAAACCGCTGTTCCATTTACCGTCGCGGATGCCGGTCAGGCCGGCGCGGGATACTTCGCCGGCGGGGAACACGATCACCGCCTGGTCGTCCTGCAGGGCCTGGGTGATGCGGCTGATGTCCCGCTTGCGGGTTGCCTTGCCAAGGGTGTCCACGGGCAGCAGCAGTGACTGCAGCGGGTCGACGCTGGACAGCACGTCATTGGCAACGATACGCACATCGCGGCGTATTTCCCCTACCAGTTTGAGCAGCGCAAGGCCGTCGAGCGCGCCCAGCGGATGGTTAGCCACGATCAGGACGCGGCCGGTGGCCGGGATATTCATGCGGTGCTGATGACTCAGGGAATAGCTGAAATTGAAGTGGTCCAGAACCCTGTCGATAAATTCGAAGCCCGTACTGGCGCTGTGCTCGGTGAGGAAGTGGTTAATCTCCCGCTCGCGCACCAGGCGGCGCAGGCAGAACAGGGTGGAGCGTTTTACCGGTGCTGGCTTGGCAACAAAGGCGGGAAACTTCTGGGTAACGACCTGTTCGACGTTCAGCTGCATCAGGGGTGTCCTCTGGCGAAGGACTCCCACTCTATGGCCGCACTGTGACTCTGGCTTGAATGTATGATGACAGGACGGTGACAGCCCGGGGCAGACTTAGAGGAACTGCATGGTGCGAGCGCCGCTCAGACCGTTCCCTTGCTCCAGGGGTCCTGGTCGGTTTTGCGCCGGCCGCGATTCTTGCGCCGGTCCGGCTTGCCGGGTTCGAAGCGCACTTCGTCACGGCGATCTGTCGTCTGGCGTCGATCCGTACCCGAGCGCTTCTCGTTGCCATTCCAGCTGTTTTTGTCATCGTCCGTCATTGTGCTCTCCGTCACCGGGATGCTGCGGGGGATTCAGGTTAAGATTAGCAGCCAGGCACGAGTTTGCATTGGGCGTTTCCAGCGTCCTGGGCACCGGTATTTCAGCAGAGACCTCAACGTGGATCGAAAAATCATTCATTGCGACTGCGACTGTTTCTATGCCGCGGTGGAAATGCGCGACAATCCGACATTGCGCGGTATCCCCCTGGCGGTGGGTGGGCGCGCCGATCAGCGCGGCGTCGTGGCCACCTGCAATTACGAGGCGCGGGCCTTTGGTATCCATTCCGCCATGTCCACGGCCAGGGCCCTGGCGCTCTGTCCGGAGCTTAAGGTCGTGCGTGGCAATATGGAAAAATACCGTGAGGTCTCTGCCCGTATCATGGCGATTTACGCCGACTATGCGCAGCTGATTGAACCGCTGTCCCTGGACGAGGCCTACCTGGACGTGACCGGAACACAGCGCTGCCGGGGCAGCGCGACCCTGGTGGCGGAGGAAATCCGCCAGCGTGTCTTCGACGAGGTCGGCATCCGGGTGTCGGCCGGTGTGGCGCCGAACAAGTTTCTGGCCAAGGTCGCCAGTGACTGGAACAAGCCCGACGGCCTTTTCGTGCTGCGCCCCGAGCAGGTGGAAGCCTTTGTGAAGGCGTTGCCGGTCAAGCGGTTGCACGGCGTGGGTGCCAAAACCGCCCAGAAACTCGAACGCATGGGGGTGCACAGCTGCGCGGATCTTCGGGCGCAGGGTGAGGCGGTACTGGTCAGCCGCTTCGGGCGCTTTGGTCAGCGCCTGTGGGAGCTGGCCTGGGGCCAGGATGAGCGGCCGGTGCGCATCAGCCGCGAGCGCAAGTCCGTGAGCGTCGAGCACACCTATGCTGAGGATCTGCCGGACCTGGCGGCCTGTATCAATGCACTGCCTGTGCTGCTGGACTCCCTTGCAGGGCGCTATGCCAGGCTGTCACGCCCGGCGGATATTGCGGGCGCCGTGGTCAAGCTGAAGTTCCATGATTTCAGTCAGACCACTGTTGAACAGGCGACCCGGGCATCGTCCAGCCAGGCGCCGGATAGCGGCCTGTACGCGCGGCTGTTACAGGAGGCGTTTGGCCGCGGCAACCGGCCGGTACGGCTGATCGGTGTCGGCTATCGTCTCAGCGAGCAGACAGACAGCAGCCAGCCTGATCAGCTGGCGCTGTTCTGAGTTCTGCGCCGGGTTCGTGGCTGATTGAGTGGCGCCGAGGCTCAGCCCTTGCGGGTCAGGGCGTCGCTATCAAACGCCACGCCGTCCCAGCCGCTGGCCATAAAGGCGCGGATATTCGCGTGATCGGTACCCTGGGGGGACTTCACTACATCAAGGTAGAAGTTGCCAAAGCAGGCCAGTGTCCGGGCTTCATCCAGGCCGTTGAGCTTGGCAAAGGAAAAAATCTTGCAGCTGCCTTCGTTCTGCCCGGCTTCGTTGCGCACCGTACCATTGGTGAAGCCGGTGGCCTGGTAATCATAGTGGGCCTGAATGACCTCCATGCAGTGTTTGAAATCCAGGCTGTCGTCCTGCCCGATCTTGCTGAGAAATGTATCCAGATCCATTGCTGCGGCTCCATAAATTGGCAAACAGGGTTTCTAACATTTGTTCCCGCGAGGGTAAAGCCTGAGGCGTGGGCAGATAACCTGCGGGCTCGATCGAAATGCGCGGGCTGCAGCGGCTAGTGCGGGCTGTTGTGCCGGGGATCGGGACTGGTAAGGTGATGCCCGTTAAACGCACTGCGATGCTGTGCATTGAACGGGCGGGCGGACAGGCTCCTTTGATAAGACTTGAACTCAATGCTGCAGAATCTGGCTCAGAAACAGCTGGGTCCTTTCATGCTGCGGATTGTCGAAGAACTCATGGGGGTTGTTTTCCTCGATAATCTGCCCGGCGTCCATGAAAATCACGCGGTTGGCCACGGTTTTGGCAAAGCCCATTTCGTGGGTCACGCAGAGCATGGTCATGCCCTCCTGGGCCAGTTCGATCATGACATCCAGCACTTCCTTGATCATCTCCGGGTCCAGCGCCGAGGTGGGTTCATCGAACAGCATGACATCGGGATTCATGCACAGGCTGCGGGCAATGGCCACGCGCTGCTGCTGACCGCCGGACAGTTGCCCGGGGAATTTCTTTGCCTGTTCGGGGATGCGTACGCGCTCGAGGTACTTCATGGCGTTGACCTCGGCTGCCTTGCGTGACTCCTTGTTGACCCAGATAGGCGCCAGTGCGCAGTTTTCGAGCACAGTGAGGTGAGGGAACAGGTTGAAATGCTGGAATACCATGCCGACGTCACGGCGGATATTCTCGATTTTTTTCAGGTCCTCGGTCAGCTGCACGCCATTGACGATGATGTCGCCCTGCTGGTGCTCTTCCAGCCGGTTGATGCAGCGGATCATGGTGGACTTGCCGGAGCCGGATGGGCCGCAAATGACGATACGCTCGCCTTTCTGCACCTCCAGGTTGATATTTTTCAGTACATGAAAATCGCCGTACCACTTGTTGAGGTTGCGTAGCTCGACGGCCAGGCCAGCCTGCTTGATGTGTGGTTCAGTCATGGTAATTCGTCTCCAAGCGTATTAGTTACGGCCGCCATGACCGGTATGCAGCAGCTGTTCGAGATGCTGGCTGTAACGGGACATGCCAAAGCAGAAGACCCAGAACATCAGGGCGATAAAGATATAGCCTTCGGTGGCATAGCCGATCCAGTCCGGGTCGTTGCTTGCCGCCTGCACAATCGCCAGCAGGTCAAACAGGCCAATAATGACCACCAGGCTGGTGTCCTTGAACAGGGCGATAAAGGTGTTGACGATGCCGGGAATCATCAGCTTGAGCGCCTGGGGCAGAATGATCAGGATCATTTTCTTCCAGTAGCTCAGGCCCAGTGCGTCGGCGGCTTCATACTGACCCTTGGGAATCGCCTGCAGGCCACCACGCACGACTTCCGCCATATAGGCCGACTGGAACAGGATGATGCCGATCATGGCCCGCAGCAGTTTGTCGAAGCTGATGTCCTCGGGAAAGAACAGCGGCAGCATGACCGAGGCCATGAAGAGTACGGTAATCAGTGGCACGCCACGCCAGATCTCGATATAGACCACCGATAGCGAGCGCACGATGGGCATTTCGGAGCGCCGGCCCAGCGCCAGCAGAATACCGAACGGCATGGCGGCAACAATGCCGATGACTGCCAGTATCAGGTTCAGGCTGAAGCCGCCCCACAGGTGAGTCTCTACCGACGGCATGCCAAAGGCGCCGCCGGTCAGCAGGTAGAAGGTGACGATGGGATAGACCACCAGGGTCAGGAAGGTCGCCAGCCCCTTGCGCCCAAGGCTCGGGATCATCAGCCAGGCCGTCAGCAGGGCCAGCATGATAAACGACAGGTTCAGGCGCCAGTACTCCCCGGAGGGGTAGAAACCATAGAGGAACTGATCCATGCGTGTGGCTATGAACACCCAGCAGGCGCCGCCGCTGGTGCAGGCCTCCCGACTGTCGCCAAGCCAGTCGGCATCGATAAACATCCACTGTATAACCGGTATCAGCCAGTAGACGGCGAGAAATCCGATCACCAGGGTGGCGACGGAATTGACCGCGCCATCGAACAGGTTGCGCCGCATCCAGCCAATCACGCCAACGGTATTGGGCGGCGGCGGCAGGGAAGCTTCAATTTCATATTTCATAAAGGGATGCTCTCCGGCGATTGGCTAGCGTTCAACCAGCGCCATGCGCTTGTTGTACCAGTTCATGAACAGCGAGGTGAGCAGGCTCAGCGCCAGGTAAACCGCCATGGTCATGGAGATGACTTCGATGGCCTGGCCGGTCTGGTTCAGCGTTGTGCCGGCGAACACGGACACCAGATCCGGGTAGCCGATGGCGGTGGCCAGGGACGAGTTCTTGGTCAGGTTCAGGTACTGGCTGGTGAGCGGCGGGATAATGACCCGCATGGCCTGGGGAATGACGATCAGCCGCAGGGTGCGTGCTTTGGGCAGCCCCAGTGCTGACGCGGCTTCCAGCTGCCCGTTGGGGACCGCAAGAATGCCGCCACGCACGGTTTCGGCGATAAAGGCCGAGGTGTAGATGGTCAGCGCCAGCCAGAGTGCAACCAGCTCGGGCATGAGCGTCATGCCGCCGGTGAAGTTGAAGCCCCGTAGCTGCGGTGCGTCAAAGGACAGGGGCGCGCCCATGATCACGAAGGCGAGCAGCGGCAGCCCCAGGATCAGCCCGAAACTGGCCCAGCCGCTGGGAAATATCTTCCCGGTGGCGTCCTGACGCCGGTGGGCCCAGCGCACCAGCACGAAGCTCAGTACGATGGCAGCGACCAGGGCCCAGAACACCATGCTCATGCCGTCTTCGGCAACAGGGCGGGGGACAGAGAGACCACGTATGTTGAGATAGCTGCCGAGAAACTCGACGCTCTGGCGGGGGGATGGCAGTGAGCGCAGCACTGCGAAGTACCAGAAAAAAATCTGCAGCAGCAGCGGGATATTACGAAAAATCTCGATATAGATGCTGGAAAGCTTGGCGATCATCCAGTTGTGGGACAGGCGTGCAACGCCGAGCACGAATCCCAGCAGTGTTGCCGCGATAATGCCCAGCACAGACACCAGTATGGTGTTGAGCAAACCGACCACGAAGGTACGGCCATAGCTGTCGGCGGCGGTGTATTCGACCAGGGAAAGGGGAATGCTGAAGCCGGCTTCTTCGGTCAGAAAGCCAAAGCCGGTGGTAATGCCGCGGGTTTCGAGGTTGTGGAGGGTGTTGTTGACAATGGAAAAGAGAAAATAGCCGATCAGGCCGAGCAGTAAAGCCTGGAAGACCAGCGCGCGCTTGGCGGGGTCGTTCCAGAAGCGGGTTTCGCCGCCGGGGGCACGCAAGCTGTCCGGCTTGTCGGCCTTGGATTTGTCTTCGGACATAGTGTCCTCCGTGGTAGCCCGGCTGGCATTGTGCTTGGCGCAACACCAGCGGGCTCAGGCACCGATACGGTTCAAGGGCCGGCGCCGCGGGCGCCGGTGACCTTCAGTGCCGGGCGCGAGGGCCCGGCGTGTCTGCAGTATGGTTAACGCATCGGCGGTGCGTACTGGAAACCTCCCTGATTCCAGAGCGCGTTGATGCCGCGGTCGATTTTCAGCGCCGAGTCCTTGCCGACGTTGCGATCAAAGGCCTCGGCATAGTTGCCGACCTGCTTGATGATCTGGTAAGACCAGTCATCAGCGATGTCCAGCCCCTTGCCCTTGGGGCCATCAATGCCCAGCAGACGCTTGATGTTGGGGTTCTCGCTGGACTTCATCTCGTCGACGTTGGCCGAGGTGACACCGAGTTCTTCGGCGTTAAGCATGGCGTAGAGCGACCACTTCACGACATTGAACCACTGGTCGTCACCCTGGCGAACCACCGGTCCCAGCGGTTCCTTGGAAATGACTTCCGGCAGTGCCACCACGGCATCCGGATCACTCATGCGGGTACGCAGGCCGTAGGCTTGGGACAGGTCGGTGGTGAAGGAGTCACAACGGCCAGTGTCAAAGCTGGTAGCCGCCTGCTC
Proteins encoded:
- a CDS encoding UDP binding domain-containing protein; this encodes MKIAVWGDELAAWVAVAQLAAFGNDVSVRAEDGAAAGGAVQPGQSSVRAEPGLMTLLQGAVAQRRLQAGPESQCLEADIHWLAMAPDEEDQAVALVQRLAERGKAPLLLVNQSNFGIGASDRLQALLDQDAGQAVLCLPDTLQQGRALEQFGRPEQLLVGCEDSAALAQLKALLRPFSGGVQSVQLMTRREAEFSKFAITGMLALRLGYINELANLADLLNVDIEVVRQGMGSDERIGRHYLAPGCGFGGQHFTQYIEGLAGLFSEKRRSTLLDTVLAENQRQMELPFRKLWQHYACDLSGKTVALWGLAFKPGVANIDNAPALRIIDALRAQGVQVRLHDPEALCEVRAHYGEDAQLAYCADKYEAAEGADALLLLTEWPEYWSPDFTRLAQLLRARVLVDGRNIYDPAQIRAQGFDYYGIGRL
- the cpsG gene encoding phosphomannomutase CpsG, translated to MTKLTCFKAYDIRGRLGDELNEDVVYRIGRAFAQQFAPRSVVVGGDIRETSEALKMALSRGLQDGGVDVVDIGMVGTEEIYFATVHLGLDGGVEVTASHNPIDYNGLKLVREGSRPISGDTGLKEMQLMAEAQDWPAAPAKRGDYSQLDLKDAYAAKMLSYIDVTALKPLKLVVNAGNGAAGPALDAIERQLQAAGAPIEFIKVHHAPDASFPNGIPNPILPENRAQTADVVIAEGADMGIAWDGDFDRCFLFDENGQFIEGYYIVGLLAEAFLHKQSGARVIHDPRLTWNTIDLVESAGGVPVLSKTGHAFIKERMRLEDAVYGGEMSAHHYFRDFAYCDSGMIPWLLVAELLSNKGQPLSELVAERIAAFPSSGEINSKLADPVAAIARVRAAYEPQALSVDETDGISIEFAQWRFNLRSSNTEPVVRLNVESRADQALMQEKTAEILELLLR
- a CDS encoding DnaJ domain-containing protein gives rise to the protein MNPFGLIILSAVALAGMLWIQSRPPQLRERAKWQLVIILSALFLLYLSVTGRLHWLGALMAVLLPFSRRLIPLLRYLPFLHQLYRRRQQQQPRGGNRSRVQSAILEMSLDHDTGAMHGTVLQGPLSGQTLDGLSETQFIELLQYCREHDQESTQLLEAYLDKRFGDSWREDDPGAGKDSHTNQAGPLSEAEAYDILGLEPGASESDVISAHRRLIQKLHPDRGGSNYLAARINEAKDRLLS
- a CDS encoding VWA domain-containing protein, which codes for MGDDTKSLSQRSSHREIDQFLNRLAKVPSGGGGRLVFALDATASREPTWDHACQLQSEMFEQTRSLGGLSVQLCYYRGYREFHATDWLCNTDRLMHQMNAVRCLGGHTQIARLLTHVRSETRLKKVQAAIFIGDCVEEPVDDLCALAGELGLLQVPVFIFHEGNDSTAERAFRHISQLTGGAYCQFDQHSPQLMRELLGAIAVYASGGHRALEDFSQGKSAALLRLTRQLRN
- a CDS encoding GNAT family N-acyltransferase, with the protein product MQLNVEQVVTQKFPAFVAKPAPVKRSTLFCLRRLVREREINHFLTEHSASTGFEFIDRVLDHFNFSYSLSHQHRMNIPATGRVLIVANHPLGALDGLALLKLVGEIRRDVRIVANDVLSSVDPLQSLLLPVDTLGKATRKRDISRITQALQDDQAVIVFPAGEVSRAGLTGIRDGKWNSGFLHFARKANAPVLPVFVGGKNSSLFYSISALNRSLSTLLLPREMFNKRSVTIDVRIGEPIAFSQIDALPLSSREKARILKKHLYRIARNKSPLFITERTIDHPQDRSSLKRELKASELLGETADGKKIYLFDYRPDSAVMREVGRLREVAFRSVGEGTGEKRDLDRYDRHYRHLILWDEDDLEIAGAYRLAETSGLGNNDSSLYSASLFRYNDAMEPILARGIELGRSFVQPRYWGRRSLDYLWYGIGAYLRRHPDIRYLFGPVSLSNSYPKAARDLIVWFYSHYFADSANLARSLSPFTIDAASREHLGQLFSGTDYKTDFCVLKEQLEFMGVSVPTLYKQYSDVCEDGGVRFLDFGVDAAFNYCVDGLVLVDLDYLKPRKRERYLGQATAAPLSTKPASPARPSQATAQRRLTETRPGYVNF
- the dinB gene encoding DNA polymerase IV translates to MRDNPTLRGIPLAVGGRADQRGVVATCNYEARAFGIHSAMSTARALALCPELKVVRGNMEKYREVSARIMAIYADYAQLIEPLSLDEAYLDVTGTQRCRGSATLVAEEIRQRVFDEVGIRVSAGVAPNKFLAKVASDWNKPDGLFVLRPEQVEAFVKALPVKRLHGVGAKTAQKLERMGVHSCADLRAQGEAVLVSRFGRFGQRLWELAWGQDERPVRISRERKSVSVEHTYAEDLPDLAACINALPVLLDSLAGRYARLSRPADIAGAVVKLKFHDFSQTTVEQATRASSSQAPDSGLYARLLQEAFGRGNRPVRLIGVGYRLSEQTDSSQPDQLALF
- a CDS encoding HopJ type III effector protein, whose translation is MDLDTFLSKIGQDDSLDFKHCMEVIQAHYDYQATGFTNGTVRNEAGQNEGSCKIFSFAKLNGLDEARTLACFGNFYLDVVKSPQGTDHANIRAFMASGWDGVAFDSDALTRKG
- a CDS encoding amino acid ABC transporter ATP-binding protein, translating into MTEPHIKQAGLAVELRNLNKWYGDFHVLKNINLEVQKGERIVICGPSGSGKSTMIRCINRLEEHQQGDIIVNGVQLTEDLKKIENIRRDVGMVFQHFNLFPHLTVLENCALAPIWVNKESRKAAEVNAMKYLERVRIPEQAKKFPGQLSGGQQQRVAIARSLCMNPDVMLFDEPTSALDPEMIKEVLDVMIELAQEGMTMLCVTHEMGFAKTVANRVIFMDAGQIIEENNPHEFFDNPQHERTQLFLSQILQH
- a CDS encoding amino acid ABC transporter permease is translated as MKYEIEASLPPPPNTVGVIGWMRRNLFDGAVNSVATLVIGFLAVYWLIPVIQWMFIDADWLGDSREACTSGGACWVFIATRMDQFLYGFYPSGEYWRLNLSFIMLALLTAWLMIPSLGRKGLATFLTLVVYPIVTFYLLTGGAFGMPSVETHLWGGFSLNLILAVIGIVAAMPFGILLALGRRSEMPIVRSLSVVYIEIWRGVPLITVLFMASVMLPLFFPEDISFDKLLRAMIGIILFQSAYMAEVVRGGLQAIPKGQYEAADALGLSYWKKMILIILPQALKLMIPGIVNTFIALFKDTSLVVIIGLFDLLAIVQAASNDPDWIGYATEGYIFIALMFWVFCFGMSRYSQHLEQLLHTGHGGRN
- a CDS encoding amino acid ABC transporter permease, which codes for MSEDKSKADKPDSLRAPGGETRFWNDPAKRALVFQALLLGLIGYFLFSIVNNTLHNLETRGITTGFGFLTEEAGFSIPLSLVEYTAADSYGRTFVVGLLNTILVSVLGIIAATLLGFVLGVARLSHNWMIAKLSSIYIEIFRNIPLLLQIFFWYFAVLRSLPSPRQSVEFLGSYLNIRGLSVPRPVAEDGMSMVFWALVAAIVLSFVLVRWAHRRQDATGKIFPSGWASFGLILGLPLLAFVIMGAPLSFDAPQLRGFNFTGGMTLMPELVALWLALTIYTSAFIAETVRGGILAVPNGQLEAASALGLPKARTLRLIVIPQAMRVIIPPLTSQYLNLTKNSSLATAIGYPDLVSVFAGTTLNQTGQAIEVISMTMAVYLALSLLTSLFMNWYNKRMALVER